In Fodinicola acaciae, the following proteins share a genomic window:
- a CDS encoding phage holin family protein, which yields MRILAKIVVTAIALWATTILPGIELSGSNIWANIGTLLVVAIIFGVVNAVIKPVIKTLGCAFYVLTLGLIALVVNALLFLLVGWLAGLLHLPFTVTGFWTALLGAVIVAVVSWVLHLVIPDSIDKGDTH from the coding sequence ATGAGGATCCTCGCCAAGATCGTCGTCACCGCCATCGCGCTGTGGGCGACCACGATCCTGCCCGGCATCGAGCTGAGCGGGAGCAACATCTGGGCCAACATCGGCACGCTGCTGGTGGTGGCGATCATCTTCGGCGTCGTGAACGCCGTCATCAAGCCGGTGATCAAGACGCTCGGCTGCGCCTTCTATGTGCTGACGTTAGGCCTGATCGCGCTGGTCGTGAACGCGCTGCTGTTCCTGCTGGTCGGCTGGCTGGCCGGCCTGCTGCACCTGCCGTTCACCGTGACCGGCTTCTGGACCGCCCTGCTCGGCGCCGTCATCGTGGCGGTCGTCAGCTGGGTCCTGCACCTGGTCATCCCGGACAGCATCGACAAGGGCGACACGCACTAG
- a CDS encoding DUF2530 domain-containing protein — protein MPREPAERATYPARPTPEPLAVDAVKVVAIGIGGWVVASAAVVVFLPWLTANGHGAWLWTCLWGLGIGLVGLALCWRRRKRLGVRAAARDTAAAREDGEADRELQR, from the coding sequence CCTATCCGGCTCGGCCCACCCCCGAGCCGCTCGCCGTGGACGCGGTGAAGGTGGTCGCCATCGGCATCGGCGGCTGGGTCGTCGCGTCGGCGGCGGTGGTCGTCTTCCTGCCGTGGCTGACCGCCAACGGTCACGGCGCGTGGCTGTGGACGTGCCTGTGGGGCCTCGGGATCGGCCTGGTCGGGTTGGCGCTGTGCTGGCGGCGGCGCAAGCGGCTCGGCGTACGCGCCGCCGCCCGCGACACCGCCGCGGCGCGGGAGGACGGCGAGGCCGACCGGGAACTGCAGCGCTGA